Proteins found in one Lysinibacillus fusiformis genomic segment:
- a CDS encoding HNH endonuclease, with product MREHTAAAKKFYNSKAWRKCRESYIQMVPDRLCEHCQFNPGYIVDHKEEINIYNINESMITLNHDNLQYLCLECHNKKTFGTPKESLRTGFSFNEEGELIFNSPPSK from the coding sequence ATGAGAGAACATACAGCAGCAGCCAAGAAGTTTTATAACAGCAAGGCATGGAGGAAGTGTAGAGAGTCTTACATTCAAATGGTGCCAGATAGATTGTGTGAACATTGTCAGTTCAATCCCGGTTACATCGTGGACCATAAAGAAGAAATAAATATCTATAATATCAATGAATCAATGATTACATTGAATCATGATAACTTACAGTATCTTTGTTTAGAGTGTCACAATAAAAAAACATTTGGAACACCAAAAGAAAGTTTGCGTACAGGATTTTCATTTAATGAAGAGGGCGAGCTGATTTTTAATAGCCCCCCTTCAAAATAA
- a CDS encoding terminase large subunit, whose translation MQNYSVETHRNYIIEYYDKIMSGEINACKRLKQQYQIIYNWLGNPEEGYEFDIRLATKPIEFIENLCRQAQGTKMGQPLKLDLFQKAKLQATFGFVHKETRMRQITEIMDIRGRKNGKTTENSALSLYMLVGDGEGSAEVYFIATKLDQAKKGFKECHKMVAQSPDLSKYIRKRKTDLYFEATFSHIEALASDSNSLDGLNGHFITVDELAAIKDRNIYDVMKQSMSSREQGLISSISTNGFVRDSIYDSQYEYACNVLDGKIKDIHFLAFIYELDHRDEWLDESCWIKSNPGLGTIKKTEELRKFVDKAKVDAAFKPTVLVKDFNLKQTASTAWLRWEQLENTATFEIEKMDFNYGIGGFDKSETTDLTSAGVLLRRRDDDEIYFACMFWLPEQSIMQRANEDQIPYDLFERLGILRPSGQYKIDMKDILKWFVELREDFDIYIPWIGYDSWHVDDATLEDFESHFGKNSMIKVRQGAVTLSTPMKELEADLSNHIINYNNNQLLKMCLANTEIKVDSNGNIAPVKSRDTRKRIDGTIALLNSYTVYLDRKNDYLNMI comes from the coding sequence ATGCAGAATTATAGTGTCGAAACGCATAGAAATTACATCATTGAATACTATGACAAAATTATGTCAGGCGAAATCAATGCTTGTAAGCGTCTAAAACAACAGTACCAAATTATTTATAACTGGTTAGGAAATCCAGAAGAAGGATACGAGTTTGATATTCGGTTAGCAACCAAGCCCATTGAATTTATTGAGAATCTTTGTCGACAAGCGCAAGGTACAAAAATGGGGCAACCTTTAAAACTCGATCTATTCCAAAAAGCAAAGTTACAAGCAACATTCGGATTTGTCCATAAAGAAACACGGATGAGACAGATTACTGAAATCATGGATATTCGTGGCCGTAAAAATGGAAAAACGACTGAGAACTCAGCTTTGTCGCTTTACATGCTTGTTGGTGATGGTGAAGGGTCAGCCGAGGTTTACTTTATTGCAACAAAACTTGATCAAGCAAAAAAGGGTTTTAAAGAGTGTCATAAGATGGTTGCTCAAAGTCCAGACCTTTCTAAATATATTAGGAAGCGCAAAACAGACTTGTATTTTGAAGCGACATTTTCACATATTGAAGCATTGGCAAGTGATTCTAATAGCTTAGATGGTTTAAATGGTCATTTTATTACGGTTGATGAATTGGCAGCGATTAAAGACCGCAATATTTATGATGTAATGAAACAGTCAATGTCTTCACGTGAGCAGGGGCTTATTAGTTCTATTTCAACAAATGGATTTGTTCGTGATTCTATTTACGACTCGCAGTACGAATATGCCTGTAATGTACTTGATGGAAAAATTAAAGATATTCATTTTCTTGCATTTATATATGAGTTAGATCATCGTGATGAATGGCTTGATGAAAGTTGCTGGATCAAATCGAACCCTGGACTGGGTACCATCAAAAAAACAGAAGAACTTCGTAAATTTGTTGATAAGGCCAAAGTTGACGCAGCATTTAAACCAACAGTACTTGTTAAAGACTTCAACTTAAAACAAACGGCATCAACAGCTTGGCTTCGTTGGGAGCAGCTTGAAAACACAGCGACATTTGAAATTGAAAAAATGGACTTTAACTATGGAATTGGCGGTTTTGATAAATCAGAAACAACAGATTTAACTTCTGCTGGTGTGCTATTAAGGAGAAGAGACGATGATGAAATTTATTTTGCTTGCATGTTTTGGCTACCTGAACAGTCCATTATGCAGAGAGCAAATGAAGATCAAATTCCATATGATCTATTTGAGCGTCTGGGTATTCTACGACCAAGCGGACAATACAAAATTGACATGAAAGATATTTTAAAATGGTTCGTTGAATTGAGAGAAGACTTTGATATTTATATTCCTTGGATAGGCTATGATTCTTGGCATGTTGATGATGCTACACTTGAGGACTTTGAATCACATTTTGGTAAGAACAGTATGATTAAGGTTCGTCAGGGTGCTGTCACATTATCCACACCAATGAAAGAACTTGAAGCAGATTTATCGAATCATATTATCAATTACAACAATAATCAACTTCTGAAAATGTGTTTAGCTAATACGGAAATTAAAGTAGATTCAAACGGTAATATTGCACCTGTAAAGTCGAGAGATACACGTAAACGCATTGATGGCACGATTGCTCTTTTAAACTCTTATACGGTGTATTTAGATCGTAAAAATGATTATTTAAACATGATTTAG
- a CDS encoding HNH endonuclease, with amino-acid sequence MSKIDHETLSYNHGLYQANLLMQIFYYNEYNDYSFSDVWEENKEDILNTVPLNKPSKWTLLHYWIDTSFHVEDEIKEIFKFTNSSEEYFEMIKDYLIDTGLLPSLKEPIFGEKCDKKEQCSDLTCKCWEIISGWEDHFLMNAGNVKKSIVHATFQIMFNNRRFMHDFNVMVANLIEKDIDYIIEKKPEYISLKKKRIKRATYWPIWLKQALLYRDKGTCVLCRKDVTSQYHIASDLEIDHIVPLDLYGTNDSTNFQLLCKSCNASKQAGSTSTNLINVPFWNI; translated from the coding sequence GTGTCAAAAATAGATCATGAAACATTAAGCTATAACCATGGTTTATATCAAGCTAATTTATTGATGCAGATATTTTACTATAATGAATATAACGATTATAGTTTCTCGGATGTATGGGAGGAAAATAAAGAAGATATATTAAATACAGTACCATTGAACAAACCAAGTAAATGGACATTATTACATTATTGGATTGATACTAGTTTTCATGTTGAAGATGAAATTAAAGAAATTTTTAAATTCACAAACAGCAGTGAAGAGTATTTTGAAATGATAAAGGATTACTTAATTGACACTGGTTTACTTCCAAGTCTGAAAGAACCTATTTTTGGTGAAAAATGCGACAAAAAAGAACAATGTTCAGATTTAACTTGTAAGTGTTGGGAAATAATTAGTGGATGGGAAGATCACTTCCTTATGAATGCAGGTAATGTAAAAAAGTCAATTGTTCATGCGACGTTTCAAATAATGTTTAATAATCGAAGATTTATGCATGATTTCAACGTAATGGTTGCTAACCTTATTGAAAAGGACATAGACTATATAATAGAAAAAAAACCAGAATATATAAGTTTGAAGAAGAAACGAATTAAAAGAGCAACATACTGGCCCATTTGGTTAAAACAAGCATTACTTTATCGTGATAAAGGAACGTGTGTTTTGTGTAGAAAAGATGTAACATCACAATATCATATTGCTAGTGATTTAGAGATCGATCATATAGTTCCGTTAGATTTATACGGAACCAATGATTCAACTAATTTTCAGTTGTTATGTAAAAGTTGTAATGCTTCTAAACAAGCAGGAAGTACATCAACCAATTTGATTAATGTTCCTTTCTGGAATATCTAA
- a CDS encoding tyrosine-type recombinase/integrase, with the protein MKVEPIRDRELLARIKRYLSDTNKRNHLMFLTGIHCGFRISDILKLQVKHVKGWDIRLFEEKTKKYRSVRMTKELKREMRDYIHGKSDEEYLFKSRKGINQPISRKRAYEILRELADDFELEQIGTHTLRKTYGYMHYKKFNNVATIMTALNHTNQRETMIYLGIEQEELDKQQGKIDW; encoded by the coding sequence ATGAAAGTGGAACCTATAAGAGATCGTGAATTGTTAGCAAGAATAAAACGATATTTAAGTGATACAAACAAAAGGAATCATTTGATGTTTCTGACAGGGATACATTGTGGATTTCGTATTAGTGATATTTTGAAACTGCAAGTAAAACATGTTAAGGGTTGGGATATTCGATTATTTGAGGAAAAGACGAAGAAATATCGTTCTGTAAGGATGACTAAAGAATTGAAGCGAGAAATGCGAGACTATATTCATGGGAAATCGGATGAAGAATATTTGTTCAAATCACGCAAGGGAATCAACCAACCAATATCGAGAAAAAGAGCCTATGAAATATTGCGTGAGTTAGCGGACGACTTTGAGCTTGAACAGATTGGTACGCACACATTACGCAAAACATACGGCTATATGCATTATAAAAAATTCAATAATGTAGCAACGATTATGACAGCTCTCAATCATACAAATCAACGTGAAACAATGATTTATTTAGGCATAGAACAAGAAGAATTAGATAAGCAGCAAGGTAAAATAGATTGGTAA
- a CDS encoding ArpU family phage packaging/lysis transcriptional regulator, translating into MKIRHIQLVDEKLTRKAVEEKIEKYRMYLLTVPADYLSKITASYSLAPANSDQFNSKTENAAIKRVEFELAREKYFNWMHKGLMSLKEDERQIIVRRYLQLETEYDIDIWMDLSIGKTKYYKKKWQAVLRLAFALKIEVYQQDRNEVS; encoded by the coding sequence TTGAAAATAAGGCACATACAACTTGTAGATGAAAAATTAACACGAAAAGCAGTTGAAGAAAAGATAGAAAAGTATCGTATGTATTTGCTCACTGTTCCGGCCGATTATTTATCTAAAATAACAGCAAGTTATTCATTAGCACCAGCCAATTCAGACCAATTTAATAGTAAAACAGAAAATGCGGCAATTAAGCGTGTAGAATTTGAACTTGCACGTGAGAAATATTTTAATTGGATGCATAAAGGTTTAATGTCATTGAAAGAGGATGAAAGGCAAATAATTGTACGTCGATATCTCCAACTAGAAACTGAATATGATATTGATATTTGGATGGATTTAAGCATTGGTAAGACAAAGTATTATAAAAAGAAATGGCAAGCTGTTCTACGCCTTGCATTTGCCTTAAAAATAGAAGTTTATCAGCAGGATAGAAATGAGGTGAGCTAG